From one Erythrobacter sp. HKB08 genomic stretch:
- a CDS encoding nitronate monooxygenase family protein yields the protein MSFKGLSPIMYGGREVWPLIEGGKGVSATNHASSGAWAAAGGIGTVSAVNADSYDEDGNPIPQVYPQATRKERFEQLVRYGIDGATEQVKRAYEIADGKGAININVLWEMGGAQQVLEGVLENCKGLITGVTCGAGMPYKLAEIAQRFNVHYLPIISSARAFRALWKRSYSKVPELMAAVVYEDPWLAGGHNGLSNAEDPRKPEDPYPRVKALRDTMRAEGVSEDTAIVMAGGVWFLREWNDWIDNPELGKIAFQFGTRPLLTHESPIPQVWKDMLRTVEPGDVLLHKFSPTGFYSSAVKTPFLYDLMHRSERQIPIFKRDEEEGTVPLSDHGKAKYFFVHPGDQRKAQSWMHEGFTEALKTPDNTVVFVTPESAEQIRADQQGCMGCLSHCQFSSWKDHDDHTTGRLADPRSFCIQKTLQDIAHGGDPDENLAFAGHAAYRFKQDPFYSNNFTPTVKELVDRILTGD from the coding sequence ATGAGTTTCAAGGGATTGAGCCCGATTATGTATGGCGGGCGAGAGGTTTGGCCGCTGATCGAGGGCGGGAAGGGCGTTTCGGCAACCAACCATGCGAGCTCGGGGGCCTGGGCAGCTGCCGGCGGTATCGGCACCGTCAGCGCGGTGAATGCCGACAGCTACGACGAAGACGGCAATCCGATCCCGCAGGTCTACCCGCAAGCGACCCGCAAGGAGCGTTTCGAACAGCTCGTGCGCTACGGCATCGACGGTGCGACCGAACAGGTGAAGCGCGCCTACGAAATCGCCGACGGCAAGGGCGCGATCAACATCAACGTGCTGTGGGAAATGGGCGGCGCGCAGCAGGTCCTCGAAGGCGTGCTGGAAAACTGCAAGGGCCTGATCACCGGCGTCACCTGCGGCGCGGGCATGCCCTACAAGCTGGCCGAGATCGCCCAGCGCTTCAACGTCCATTACCTGCCGATCATCAGCTCGGCCCGCGCCTTCCGCGCGCTGTGGAAGCGCAGCTATTCCAAGGTGCCGGAACTGATGGCTGCGGTCGTTTACGAGGACCCGTGGCTCGCCGGCGGGCACAACGGCCTGTCCAATGCCGAAGACCCCCGCAAGCCGGAGGATCCCTATCCCCGCGTGAAGGCGCTGCGCGACACTATGCGCGCCGAGGGCGTGTCGGAAGATACCGCAATCGTCATGGCCGGCGGCGTGTGGTTCCTGCGCGAATGGAACGACTGGATCGACAATCCCGAGCTCGGCAAGATCGCTTTCCAGTTCGGCACGCGCCCGCTGCTCACGCACGAGAGCCCGATCCCGCAGGTCTGGAAGGACATGCTGCGCACGGTCGAGCCGGGCGATGTGCTGCTGCACAAGTTCAGCCCGACGGGGTTCTATTCGAGCGCGGTGAAGACCCCGTTCCTCTATGACCTGATGCATCGCAGCGAGCGCCAGATCCCGATTTTCAAGCGCGACGAGGAAGAGGGCACCGTCCCTCTGTCCGACCACGGCAAGGCGAAGTATTTCTTCGTCCACCCGGGCGACCAGCGCAAGGCGCAGAGCTGGATGCACGAAGGCTTTACCGAAGCGCTCAAGACGCCGGACAACACGGTCGTCTTTGTCACTCCGGAAAGCGCGGAGCAGATCCGCGCCGACCAGCAGGGCTGCATGGGCTGCCTGTCGCACTGCCAGTTCTCGAGCTGGAAGGACCACGACGATCACACCACCGGCCGTCTCGCCGATCCGCGCAGCTTCTGCATCCAGAAGACCCTGCAGGACATCGCGCATGGCGGCGATCCGGACGAGAACCTCGCGTTTGCCGGGCATGCGGCATACCGCTTCAAGCAGGACCCGTTCTACTCGAACAACTTCACCCCGACGGTGAAGGAACTGGTCGACAGGATCCTGACCGGAGACTGA
- a CDS encoding D-glycerate dehydrogenase: MTVVTDSATRRVEGKPRVIVTRHLMPSVETRMAELYDASLNPSDEPFTREQLAQAMQDCDVLVPTVTDRIDAELIAGAGDRLGLIANFGAGTDHIDLKAARDKGIMVTNTPGVFTDDTADIAMLGIIGVPRRIREGVELVRSGKWTGWAPSGMLGRKIGGKVLGIVGMGRIGQAVAHRARAFGLEIAYHNRKPLPEAVERMLAARYVENLDDLLAEADIVSLHCPATKDTVGMLDARRIGLMKKGACLINTARGELVDQEALIAALESGHLAGAGLDVYPQEPKVDPRLIRSPNVMTLPHIGSATAEGREASGEKVIANIRFWADGHRPPDQVLDALV; this comes from the coding sequence ATGACCGTAGTCACCGACAGCGCGACCCGCCGGGTCGAGGGAAAGCCCAGGGTTATCGTCACGCGCCATTTGATGCCCTCGGTCGAGACGCGCATGGCCGAACTTTACGACGCCTCGCTCAACCCGTCCGACGAGCCTTTCACCCGCGAACAGCTTGCTCAGGCGATGCAGGATTGCGACGTGCTGGTGCCGACGGTGACCGACCGGATCGATGCGGAACTTATCGCAGGGGCCGGCGACCGGCTCGGCCTGATTGCCAATTTCGGCGCCGGGACCGACCACATCGATCTCAAGGCAGCGCGCGACAAGGGCATCATGGTGACCAATACGCCGGGCGTGTTCACCGATGACACGGCGGATATCGCCATGCTCGGCATCATCGGGGTTCCGCGCCGCATTCGCGAAGGCGTCGAGCTCGTTCGCAGCGGCAAGTGGACCGGCTGGGCCCCGTCCGGGATGCTCGGCCGCAAGATCGGCGGCAAGGTGCTCGGCATCGTTGGCATGGGCCGGATCGGTCAGGCCGTCGCCCACCGTGCCCGCGCCTTCGGGCTCGAGATCGCCTATCACAATCGCAAGCCGCTGCCCGAAGCTGTCGAGCGCATGCTTGCGGCTCGCTATGTCGAGAATCTCGACGACCTGCTCGCCGAAGCGGACATAGTCAGCCTGCATTGCCCGGCGACCAAGGATACGGTCGGTATGCTCGATGCGCGCCGCATCGGGCTGATGAAGAAGGGCGCGTGCCTCATCAACACGGCTCGCGGCGAACTCGTCGACCAGGAAGCGTTGATTGCCGCGCTGGAGAGCGGCCATCTCGCCGGGGCGGGTCTCGACGTCTATCCGCAGGAGCCGAAGGTCGATCCGCGCCTTATTCGCTCGCCCAATGTCATGACCCTGCCGCACATCGGCAGCGCTACCGCCGAAGGGCGCGAGGCATCGGGCGAGAAGGTGATCGCGAACATCCGTTTCTGGGCCGACGGTCACCGCCCGCCCGACCAGGTGCTCGACGCGCTGGTCTGA
- a CDS encoding class I SAM-dependent methyltransferase — translation MSRLLALGLLASCTLCSCDAIDSGRPGSAVEFPKPDRPISGLGATEFSTETARDNRGEAETVMTLAGISPGMSVADIGAGEGYYTVRLAERVGTEGRVLAQDIDREAIGRLGQRVERERFDNVSIKLGAPDDPRLPTDSFDRIFLVHMYHEVEEPYAFLWRLWPAVREDGQVIVVDVDRPTDQHGIDPLLLSCEFERVGFELMAFKNAPELAGYYAQFKRAATRPEPSEIEPCQGSSGGAGDAAP, via the coding sequence ATGAGCCGACTTCTCGCCTTGGGCCTGCTGGCAAGCTGCACCCTGTGTAGCTGCGACGCGATCGATTCCGGTCGGCCCGGCTCTGCGGTCGAATTCCCCAAACCCGACAGGCCGATTTCGGGCCTCGGCGCGACCGAGTTCTCGACCGAGACGGCGCGTGATAACCGCGGCGAGGCTGAGACGGTCATGACGCTCGCCGGCATCTCGCCGGGCATGAGCGTAGCCGATATCGGCGCGGGCGAGGGCTATTACACGGTGCGCCTCGCAGAACGCGTCGGCACGGAGGGCCGCGTTCTTGCGCAGGATATCGACCGGGAAGCGATCGGGCGCCTCGGCCAGCGTGTCGAGCGCGAGCGGTTCGACAATGTCTCGATCAAGCTCGGCGCGCCCGACGATCCGCGTCTGCCGACCGACAGTTTCGATCGCATCTTCCTCGTCCACATGTACCACGAGGTGGAGGAGCCCTACGCGTTTCTCTGGCGCCTGTGGCCTGCCGTGCGCGAGGACGGGCAGGTGATCGTGGTCGATGTCGATCGGCCGACCGACCAGCACGGGATCGATCCGCTGCTCCTTTCATGCGAGTTCGAACGCGTCGGCTTCGAGCTGATGGCCTTCAAGAACGCGCCGGAACTGGCGGGGTACTATGCACAGTTCAAACGAGCCGCTACGAGGCCCGAACCATCTGAAATAGAGCCTTGCCAGGGGTCGTCCGGCGGGGCCGGGGACGCAGCACCATAA
- a CDS encoding SH3 domain-containing protein gives MFKRFTLLVVAVFATLSAPLAGQDRDVPYWATIDTEELYMRVGPSQEYKIEWVYRRDGLPLKVIRVVDGWRLVRDHEGAEGWVNSNLLSATRGAIVVGEGLAAMREAPSANAKLKWNAEPGVVGRLGDCEAGWCEFDVAGREGWVRAERLWGAGEP, from the coding sequence ATGTTCAAGCGATTCACCTTGCTCGTCGTTGCCGTATTCGCGACGCTCTCTGCTCCGCTTGCCGGGCAGGACCGCGACGTACCCTATTGGGCGACGATCGACACCGAAGAGCTCTACATGCGCGTCGGGCCGAGCCAGGAATACAAGATCGAGTGGGTCTACCGCCGCGACGGGCTGCCGCTGAAGGTGATCCGTGTCGTAGATGGGTGGCGTCTCGTGCGCGATCACGAGGGCGCCGAAGGCTGGGTGAACTCCAACCTGCTCAGCGCAACGCGCGGGGCGATCGTGGTTGGCGAGGGGCTTGCCGCCATGCGCGAAGCTCCGTCCGCCAATGCGAAGCTCAAGTGGAACGCCGAGCCGGGCGTGGTCGGCCGCCTGGGCGATTGCGAAGCTGGCTGGTGCGAATTCGACGTTGCCGGTCGCGAAGGCTGGGTACGGGCGGAGCGCCTGTGGGGAGCCGGAGAGCCCTGA